Proteins found in one Rhizobium sp. BT04 genomic segment:
- a CDS encoding ABC transporter substrate-binding protein — protein sequence MRSSRSLFHTVAFSALLTAASLMASAASAADKITIMVGGYEKQIYLPAKLAESLGYFKDEGLDVELLNEAAGVDAENQLLAGAVQGVVGFYDHCVDLQAKGKFVESIVQFSQAPGEVEMVSSKHPDIKSPADFKGKTLGVTGLGSSTNFLTLFMASKAGLKPGDVVTVPVGAGGTFIAAMQQDQIQAGMTTEPTISRLIKTGEAGVLVDMRTVESTRKALGGTYPAASLYMEASWVDAHKEEAQKLANAFVKTLKYINTHSAAEIADKMPKDFYVGDKDGYIKALDEGKGMFTPDGVMPEDGPKTVLAVLSEFSKNVKGKQIDLSKTYTTEFVKNVQ from the coding sequence ATGCGTTCTTCGCGCAGCCTTTTTCACACCGTCGCTTTTTCCGCGCTTCTCACTGCAGCGTCATTGATGGCGAGCGCAGCCAGCGCAGCCGACAAGATCACCATCATGGTCGGCGGTTATGAGAAGCAGATCTATCTGCCCGCCAAGCTTGCCGAATCCCTCGGCTACTTCAAGGACGAGGGACTTGATGTCGAGCTCCTGAACGAAGCTGCCGGCGTCGACGCCGAAAACCAGCTGCTGGCCGGCGCCGTCCAGGGCGTGGTCGGCTTCTACGACCACTGTGTCGACCTGCAGGCCAAGGGCAAGTTCGTCGAATCCATCGTCCAGTTCAGCCAGGCGCCGGGCGAGGTCGAAATGGTCTCGAGCAAACATCCTGACATCAAGTCGCCGGCCGATTTCAAAGGCAAGACCCTCGGTGTTACCGGTCTCGGCTCGTCCACCAACTTCCTGACCCTCTTCATGGCCTCGAAGGCCGGCCTGAAGCCCGGCGACGTCGTCACCGTCCCGGTCGGCGCCGGCGGCACTTTCATCGCCGCCATGCAGCAGGATCAGATCCAGGCCGGCATGACGACCGAGCCGACGATCTCGCGCCTGATCAAGACAGGCGAAGCCGGCGTGCTCGTCGATATGCGCACGGTCGAATCGACCCGAAAGGCGCTCGGCGGCACCTATCCGGCGGCTTCGCTTTACATGGAAGCCTCCTGGGTCGACGCCCACAAGGAAGAGGCGCAGAAGCTCGCCAACGCCTTCGTCAAGACGCTGAAATACATCAACACGCATTCTGCCGCCGAGATCGCGGACAAGATGCCGAAGGACTTCTACGTCGGCGACAAGGACGGCTACATCAAGGCTCTCGACGAGGGCAAGGGCATGTTCACGCCCGATGGCGTCATGCCGGAAGATGGCCCGAAGACCGTGCTTGCGGTGCTCTCGGAGTTCTCCAAGAACGTCAAGGGCAAGCAGATCGACCTTTCCAAGACCTACACGACGGAATTCGTCAAAAACGTCCAGTAA
- a CDS encoding ABC transporter ATP-binding protein produces the protein MQHDNNQIPAIELVNVSRRFVSPTGKSLTALRDFNMTVARGEFVAVVGPTGCGKSTTLNLVTGLARPSAGEVRLMGGPITGIDPRVGFAFQTDALFPWKNVIDNVMAGPLFRGKSRTEAEKSARDWLARVGLSKFVHHYPHQLSGGMRKRVSLAQTFINEPEILLMDEPFSALDVQTRTVMHEELLKLWAERKASVVFVTHDLEEAVALADKVYVLTAGPATVKSVYTIDLPRPRVVSEIRYEQSFIDYCKTIWEDLRQEVETSYRRASEAA, from the coding sequence ATGCAACATGACAACAATCAGATCCCGGCGATCGAGCTGGTCAACGTCAGCCGCCGCTTCGTCTCGCCGACCGGCAAGTCCCTTACCGCCTTGCGCGATTTCAACATGACCGTCGCACGTGGCGAGTTCGTCGCCGTCGTCGGCCCGACCGGCTGCGGCAAGTCGACGACACTCAACCTTGTGACGGGCCTCGCACGCCCGAGTGCCGGCGAAGTCCGGCTGATGGGCGGCCCGATCACCGGCATCGACCCGCGTGTCGGCTTCGCATTCCAGACCGACGCACTCTTTCCCTGGAAGAACGTCATCGACAACGTCATGGCCGGGCCGCTGTTCCGTGGCAAGTCACGCACCGAAGCGGAAAAGAGCGCCCGCGACTGGCTTGCCCGTGTCGGCCTTTCGAAGTTTGTCCACCACTATCCCCACCAGCTTTCCGGCGGCATGCGCAAGCGCGTCTCGTTGGCGCAAACCTTCATCAACGAGCCGGAAATCCTGCTGATGGACGAGCCCTTTTCGGCGCTCGACGTGCAGACCCGCACCGTCATGCACGAGGAGCTGTTGAAGCTGTGGGCGGAGCGTAAGGCCTCGGTGGTGTTCGTGACTCACGACCTCGAGGAGGCTGTCGCACTCGCCGACAAGGTCTATGTTTTGACGGCCGGCCCAGCGACGGTCAAGTCGGTCTACACGATCGATCTCCCCCGCCCCCGCGTCGTCTCGGAGATCCGCTACGAGCAGAGCTTCATCGACTACTGCAAAACGATCTGGGAGGACCTCCGCCAGGAGGTCGAGACCAGCTACCGCCGCGCCAGCGAAGCGGCCTGA
- a CDS encoding ABC transporter permease — protein MAHTTFEAGSATLFRPGTSDAEIEASALKAIRRRNTLVRFWQIAMLVFVIGMWELSSNMQWIDPFFYSSPSGVLQRLYEWATEGTTEGSLWYNLWVTMEEALIGFFAGSITGVFVGIGLGRNRFLSDIFSVYIKAINSIPRVVLAPIFIMIMGLGLPSKVALAFIMVFFVVFANAFQGVREADRNMIANARILGASDWQVTRTVVIPSAMSWIFASLHVSFGFAIIGAIVGEFVGARFGIGQLISIAKGTFDAAGMFAAILLVMVVTLVAEYIMTLIENRLAKWRPQQHLDTQ, from the coding sequence ATGGCACACACCACGTTCGAGGCCGGTTCGGCCACGCTGTTTCGCCCGGGCACCTCAGACGCCGAGATCGAAGCCTCCGCACTGAAGGCGATACGGCGGCGCAACACGCTCGTGCGCTTCTGGCAGATCGCCATGCTGGTCTTCGTCATCGGCATGTGGGAGCTCTCCTCCAACATGCAGTGGATCGACCCGTTCTTCTACTCAAGCCCGAGCGGTGTTCTTCAGCGCCTCTACGAATGGGCGACCGAGGGCACGACGGAAGGGTCGCTCTGGTATAATCTGTGGGTGACGATGGAGGAGGCGCTGATCGGCTTCTTCGCGGGCTCGATCACCGGCGTCTTCGTCGGCATCGGCCTTGGCCGCAACCGCTTCCTGTCTGATATTTTCTCCGTCTACATCAAAGCGATCAACTCGATCCCGCGCGTCGTTCTTGCCCCAATCTTCATCATGATCATGGGTCTCGGCCTGCCGTCCAAGGTCGCGCTCGCCTTCATCATGGTGTTCTTCGTCGTCTTCGCCAATGCCTTCCAGGGCGTGCGCGAGGCCGACCGCAACATGATCGCCAATGCCCGCATCCTCGGCGCCTCGGACTGGCAGGTGACCCGCACAGTGGTGATCCCCTCGGCGATGAGCTGGATCTTCGCCAGCCTGCACGTCTCCTTCGGCTTTGCAATCATCGGCGCGATCGTCGGCGAATTCGTCGGCGCCCGCTTCGGCATCGGCCAGCTCATCTCGATCGCCAAGGGCACCTTCGATGCCGCCGGCATGTTCGCGGCCATCCTTCTCGTCATGGTCGTCACGCTTGTTGCGGAATACATCATGACATTGATCGAGAACCGCCTTGCCAAGTGGCGTCCGCAGCAGCACCTCGATACGCAGTAA
- a CDS encoding methyl-accepting chemotaxis protein, which produces MKKIEDQIQRWTDAQKRVGTEVRDLIQSNLRHVLSCAYRSVDPNFKELPEELFQQELRKFQRIATGDFSEAYFTEQATIARNIAQMVEYPAYLSPGYASYAAELTITLIDATKWKTANKRRELIRSLLKSIFADVSVAMYHFFSEISAAAEKERLEFDRRHKESEAEADRISMATLSDALTALANRDLTYRIRAEFPAKSENAKQNFNGATEELLDAMYRISAAAEEIRTGTEEIATASGDLSRRTEQQANSIERTAAAIQEITTTVRRTSEDARQANEVASATKADVARSGEIMSHAEDAMSKIAKSSQEISQITAVIDEIAFQTNLLALNAGVEAARAGDAGKGFAVVASEVRALAQRSGEAAKEIRGLIAASSEQVQHGVKLVENTSQTLGVIVSKVNEIDSLIGAIATAAQEQATGLADVNSAIVQMDTVTQKNAAMVEETTGAASDLRARTKQLTDLVSLFKIVDSSDHSRVAIRNGIAA; this is translated from the coding sequence ATGAAAAAGATTGAAGATCAAATTCAGCGATGGACCGACGCGCAAAAGCGAGTTGGAACTGAGGTCAGAGACCTTATTCAGAGTAATTTGCGCCATGTACTTAGTTGCGCATACCGCTCCGTCGATCCGAATTTCAAAGAACTTCCCGAGGAACTCTTTCAGCAAGAGTTGCGCAAGTTCCAGCGTATCGCCACCGGAGATTTTTCAGAGGCATATTTTACCGAACAGGCAACGATTGCTCGAAACATCGCTCAGATGGTCGAGTATCCCGCCTATCTGTCGCCGGGCTACGCAAGCTATGCGGCGGAACTCACGATCACATTGATCGACGCCACGAAATGGAAAACTGCAAACAAACGCCGCGAACTCATTCGAAGCCTGCTGAAGTCGATCTTCGCTGATGTGTCGGTCGCGATGTATCACTTTTTTTCTGAAATTTCCGCCGCTGCGGAGAAGGAGCGCCTAGAATTTGATCGTCGACACAAGGAGTCTGAAGCTGAAGCGGACAGGATCTCCATGGCAACTCTCAGTGACGCGCTTACCGCTCTTGCCAATAGAGATCTGACGTACCGCATCCGGGCGGAGTTTCCTGCGAAGAGTGAGAATGCCAAGCAGAACTTTAATGGTGCGACGGAAGAGCTGTTGGACGCCATGTATCGCATAAGCGCCGCAGCCGAAGAAATCCGCACCGGGACCGAGGAAATCGCAACGGCATCAGGAGATCTTTCTCGTCGTACGGAGCAGCAGGCGAATTCTATCGAAAGGACCGCGGCCGCTATCCAGGAAATCACCACGACAGTCCGGCGTACATCGGAGGATGCAAGGCAGGCAAATGAGGTAGCATCAGCGACGAAAGCCGATGTTGCCCGTTCCGGGGAGATCATGAGCCATGCGGAAGACGCCATGAGCAAGATTGCGAAAAGCTCCCAAGAAATCAGTCAGATTACCGCGGTTATCGATGAAATCGCCTTTCAGACAAACTTGCTCGCGCTCAATGCCGGTGTCGAAGCTGCGCGTGCGGGGGACGCGGGGAAAGGATTCGCCGTTGTCGCTTCGGAAGTACGCGCGCTCGCGCAACGTTCGGGCGAAGCCGCCAAGGAAATCCGTGGCCTCATTGCAGCGAGTTCAGAACAGGTACAGCACGGGGTCAAACTTGTCGAAAACACAAGCCAGACTTTGGGTGTTATTGTAAGCAAGGTCAACGAAATCGATAGCCTAATAGGAGCAATCGCGACGGCCGCGCAGGAGCAAGCTACCGGTTTAGCTGACGTGAACTCAGCGATTGTCCAGATGGATACGGTTACTCAGAAGAACGCAGCAATGGTCGAAGAGACGACAGGCGCCGCATCCGATCTTCGCGCAAGGACAAAGCAACTTACCGATTTGGTGAGTCTGTTTAAAATTGTCGATAGCTCAGATCACTCGCGCGTCGCTATTCGTAACGGCATTGCTGCTTGA
- a CDS encoding PHB depolymerase family esterase has product MKFSFGKSLSRAFKAQKKISRLIEKAFKAPQRKPNRTRSTPRPPKTVLVETAGFGSNPGRLIMKSFVPATRLPKNPALVVLLHGCRQSPESLDVAAGFSALAKERGFVLLYPEQRRANNPQGCFNWFRPSAVARDRGEVLSVKQMIEHACGRHRIDRSMIFVAGLSAGGAMTGALVANYPELFAGAAIIAGMPFGSARDALSALRAMKAGATPPAGGWGLPVTELPTDAKSWPAITVWQGRDDRIVNPVNALACVAQWLEVRRINETSGRVEEKPWGSLKSWKVAGKMKVALYSISNMGHGLPIKKRSTSTSRLSGDPFVVQAEISAPAELMRLWGLPRLRT; this is encoded by the coding sequence ATGAAGTTCAGTTTCGGCAAATCGCTCTCAAGGGCTTTCAAAGCCCAGAAAAAAATCAGCAGGCTGATTGAGAAAGCTTTCAAAGCGCCGCAACGCAAACCGAACCGTACGAGATCAACACCCCGTCCTCCAAAAACCGTTTTGGTCGAAACGGCCGGGTTCGGAAGCAATCCTGGCCGCCTGATCATGAAATCTTTCGTACCTGCGACCCGGCTACCGAAGAACCCTGCACTTGTCGTGTTGCTTCATGGCTGCCGTCAGTCTCCCGAAAGCTTAGATGTCGCAGCCGGCTTCTCCGCGCTCGCCAAAGAGCGAGGTTTTGTTCTCCTTTATCCAGAGCAGCGGAGGGCCAACAATCCGCAAGGATGCTTCAACTGGTTCCGGCCGAGCGCCGTCGCCCGAGACCGCGGCGAGGTGCTTTCAGTCAAGCAGATGATCGAGCACGCATGCGGACGACATCGGATAGATCGTTCGATGATCTTCGTCGCGGGGCTGTCCGCCGGCGGGGCGATGACGGGCGCGCTCGTTGCGAATTATCCTGAACTTTTCGCTGGCGCCGCGATCATCGCTGGCATGCCCTTCGGATCTGCCCGTGATGCGCTGTCCGCTCTGCGCGCGATGAAGGCGGGTGCAACGCCGCCAGCCGGCGGATGGGGACTACCTGTCACCGAGCTTCCCACAGATGCCAAGTCGTGGCCCGCGATAACCGTGTGGCAGGGAAGGGACGACAGGATTGTCAATCCCGTAAATGCGCTGGCCTGTGTTGCTCAGTGGCTTGAAGTCCGACGCATTAACGAAACCAGCGGACGTGTCGAGGAAAAGCCTTGGGGCAGTTTGAAGTCGTGGAAGGTGGCGGGCAAGATGAAGGTGGCGCTTTATTCAATCAGCAACATGGGCCACGGGCTGCCAATTAAGAAGCGCAGTACCTCTACGTCGCGACTATCCGGAGACCCTTTCGTGGTTCAAGCAGAAATCTCAGCTCCAGCAGAACTGATGCGATTGTGGGGCTTGCCGAGACTTCGAACATAG
- a CDS encoding NUDIX hydrolase — translation MLQDAAQNEVSNDVVSLDVAQAGAICYRRDRKGRFEVLLIGSRRNGRWGVPKGHIEGRELSSAAALREAFEEAGIIGVVDSTPFGSFTYQKDASTNRYTVAVHLLKVSKVASTFPEKGIRKTQWFLLKDAVRDAAQPGLRTLLSRLETVGV, via the coding sequence ATGCTTCAAGACGCTGCCCAGAACGAAGTTTCTAACGATGTCGTCAGTCTCGACGTCGCGCAGGCAGGCGCCATCTGCTACCGGCGAGATCGGAAGGGACGGTTTGAGGTCCTCCTCATAGGCAGCCGTCGCAACGGCCGATGGGGTGTCCCGAAAGGGCATATCGAGGGCCGCGAGCTGAGTAGCGCGGCTGCCTTGAGGGAGGCGTTCGAGGAGGCGGGCATCATCGGCGTCGTCGACAGCACGCCCTTCGGCAGCTTCACGTATCAGAAGGACGCCAGCACGAACCGTTACACTGTCGCGGTTCATCTTCTGAAGGTGTCGAAGGTCGCCAGCACGTTTCCGGAGAAAGGCATCCGCAAGACGCAGTGGTTCCTGCTGAAGGACGCTGTCCGCGATGCCGCGCAGCCGGGTCTCCGGACACTCTTGTCGCGGCTTGAGACCGTAGGCGTATGA
- a CDS encoding CHAD domain-containing protein, with the protein MISPNQTWSTSSQIQLKPELPGKARVALRRLRSAFSLFKPLLPGAEPPLLKDELRWLSGVLDVLLSPAGANPSNKIDPSNKPPQLSNSI; encoded by the coding sequence TTGATATCGCCCAATCAAACCTGGAGTACATCTTCCCAAATTCAACTCAAGCCCGAGCTGCCTGGTAAAGCCCGCGTCGCGCTGCGTCGGTTGCGTTCGGCGTTCTCACTCTTCAAGCCTTTGCTTCCGGGCGCTGAGCCGCCACTGCTGAAGGATGAATTGCGCTGGCTCTCGGGCGTGCTGGATGTGCTGTTATCGCCCGCTGGCGCAAATCCATCGAATAAGATCGACCCATCGAACAAACCTCCGCAGCTGTCCAATTCAATCTGA
- a CDS encoding sensor histidine kinase: MSSSLVTKLGATIARLSQSLRVQLLCWVLLTLFGAIGFNLYDSFWTADATAKLVTDRTLLASARVIAEAVRVDEGGNVQVDVPPAALEMFDTGFGDRVSYQVITAWGSLVSGLPDLPLPAVQRAGEDRTFHGAGVRVLMLDHPVVGLPDDGTISVTVAVTHNSQYAMRRQLWLSDFSKQFVLVFVASLVTILGLQRGLAPALRLRDAVRQRGRNRLDPLPPEMVQSELRPLVQALNDYMERVQNQMAAQRRFVSNAAHQLRTPLALISTQASVAAREGDAARRDEALFALRTSTKQISRLASQLLTLSRAEPGSRRPRSDTTDLSKAAREILEAHAEEALRRNIDLGLEADRPVIVEGDGTMLREMLVNLIDNAIRYIGADGRVTVAVGQANGSAVVTVEDNGPGIPSGEREQVFERFYRIMGTEAEGSGLGLAIVREVVEGAGGSVSLDDAEGGGLVVTVRLPLA; encoded by the coding sequence ATGTCCAGTAGCCTCGTCACAAAGCTGGGCGCCACGATCGCGCGGCTCAGCCAGAGCCTGAGGGTACAGTTGCTCTGCTGGGTGCTGCTGACCCTGTTCGGGGCGATCGGCTTCAATCTTTACGACAGCTTCTGGACGGCGGATGCGACAGCAAAGCTGGTGACGGATCGAACCCTTCTGGCCTCGGCTCGCGTCATCGCCGAGGCCGTCCGCGTCGACGAGGGCGGCAATGTTCAGGTGGATGTGCCGCCGGCCGCGCTCGAAATGTTCGATACGGGTTTCGGCGACCGGGTATCTTACCAGGTGATCACCGCCTGGGGCAGCCTGGTGAGCGGTCTTCCCGATTTGCCATTGCCGGCTGTCCAGCGGGCGGGTGAGGATCGCACCTTCCATGGCGCCGGTGTGCGCGTTCTAATGCTCGACCATCCCGTCGTCGGCCTTCCCGATGACGGCACGATCTCGGTGACTGTCGCCGTGACGCATAACAGCCAGTATGCGATGCGACGGCAGCTGTGGCTTTCTGATTTTTCGAAGCAGTTCGTGCTGGTCTTCGTCGCCAGCCTGGTGACCATCCTCGGGCTTCAGCGCGGCTTGGCGCCGGCTCTGCGATTGCGGGACGCCGTGCGCCAGCGCGGGCGCAATCGTCTTGATCCGCTGCCGCCCGAGATGGTGCAGAGCGAATTACGGCCGCTCGTCCAGGCGCTGAACGACTATATGGAGCGCGTCCAGAACCAGATGGCAGCACAGCGGCGGTTCGTATCGAATGCTGCCCATCAACTCAGAACGCCGCTGGCGCTGATCTCGACGCAGGCGAGCGTGGCGGCCCGCGAAGGCGATGCGGCACGCCGCGACGAAGCGCTTTTCGCCCTGCGCACCAGCACGAAGCAGATTTCGCGCCTCGCCAGCCAGCTCCTGACCTTGTCGCGGGCCGAGCCCGGAAGCCGCCGTCCGCGCAGCGATACGACCGACCTCAGCAAGGCTGCCCGCGAGATCCTGGAAGCGCATGCCGAAGAGGCGCTCAGGCGCAACATCGATCTTGGCTTGGAAGCGGATCGCCCCGTCATCGTCGAGGGCGATGGCACGATGCTACGTGAGATGCTGGTCAACCTTATAGACAACGCCATCCGCTATATCGGCGCCGATGGACGGGTGACTGTCGCGGTCGGGCAGGCGAACGGCAGTGCCGTCGTCACCGTCGAGGACAATGGCCCGGGTATTCCGAGCGGCGAGCGCGAGCAGGTTTTCGAACGCTTCTACCGGATCATGGGGACCGAAGCCGAAGGGAGCGGCCTGGGGCTTGCGATCGTTCGGGAAGTCGTCGAAGGGGCCGGAGGTTCGGTGTCGCTCGACGATGCGGAAGGCGGTGGGCTCGTCGTGACGGTGCGGCTTCCGCTCGCTTAG
- a CDS encoding response regulator — MRLLVVEDNKDLAAWLGKALRQAQYAIDIAHDGEDAEHMLKVAEYAAMILDLALPKLDGLTLLKRLRQSGNKLPVIILTANASLDGRVAGLDSGADDYLAKPFEIAELEARIRAVVRRGQDRASSEITVGNLRFSGGTRQFFVAGEPLQLTPREYAVLEQLVMKLGNTISKAALSESVFGFDDEADPSAIEIYVHRLRKKLESSSVQIATLRGLGYLLRHVQ, encoded by the coding sequence ATGCGACTGCTTGTGGTGGAGGACAACAAGGATCTGGCGGCTTGGCTGGGCAAGGCCCTGCGGCAGGCTCAATACGCTATCGACATTGCCCATGATGGCGAAGACGCGGAACATATGCTCAAGGTGGCGGAATATGCCGCGATGATCCTCGATCTCGCGCTGCCCAAGCTTGACGGATTGACGCTTTTGAAGCGATTGAGGCAGTCGGGAAACAAGCTGCCGGTCATCATCCTGACCGCGAATGCGAGCCTGGACGGCCGTGTGGCGGGGCTGGACAGCGGCGCCGACGACTATCTCGCCAAACCTTTCGAAATCGCCGAGCTCGAAGCGAGGATTCGTGCTGTGGTTCGCCGCGGCCAGGATCGGGCATCGTCCGAGATCACAGTCGGCAACCTGCGTTTCTCCGGTGGGACGCGGCAGTTTTTCGTCGCAGGCGAACCGCTGCAACTGACGCCGCGCGAATATGCCGTTCTTGAACAGCTTGTCATGAAACTCGGCAACACGATCTCGAAAGCCGCTCTTTCCGAAAGCGTGTTCGGTTTCGACGACGAGGCGGATCCGAGCGCCATCGAAATCTACGTGCACAGGCTCCGAAAGAAGCTCGAGAGCAGTTCGGTTCAGATAGCGACGTTGCGCGGGCTCGGTTATCTCCTCAGACATGTCCAGTAG
- a CDS encoding carbohydrate-binding protein, with translation MELALKIVDADGLVLASSTGRDETFLVYRQSYREGDRVVVEASEPGHIFLALDGAIQPGLVYMKECAYELAVPFGDKRKPYSPNAFRGDIHRLSARSARPDEIARRRNLAFNPWDDHANRALFPHARANVETRGEAAFAARNAIDGEKANDDHGFWPYTSWGINRDPQAALKLEFGRPVSIDEIVFYLRADFPHDSWWNEASVTFSSGRTSRFPLVKSGAAQSFSIEPCIVEWVELHGLIKAEDASPFPALTQIEIWGTEVPGGGDLDVAVAAEDKSGLAALPLNL, from the coding sequence ATGGAATTGGCGCTGAAGATCGTGGATGCCGATGGGTTGGTGCTGGCAAGCTCCACAGGGCGGGACGAGACCTTCCTGGTTTATCGACAGAGCTATCGCGAAGGCGATCGCGTGGTGGTGGAGGCCTCCGAGCCCGGACATATCTTCCTCGCTCTCGACGGCGCGATCCAACCCGGCCTGGTCTATATGAAGGAATGCGCCTATGAGCTCGCCGTGCCCTTCGGCGACAAGCGCAAGCCCTATTCGCCGAATGCTTTCAGGGGCGATATCCACCGGCTTTCGGCGCGAAGCGCGCGGCCCGACGAGATTGCCCGTCGACGCAATCTCGCTTTCAACCCCTGGGACGACCATGCCAACCGAGCGCTGTTTCCGCATGCGCGCGCCAATGTTGAGACCCGGGGCGAAGCGGCCTTTGCCGCGCGCAATGCGATCGATGGCGAGAAGGCCAACGACGATCACGGCTTCTGGCCCTATACCAGCTGGGGCATCAATCGCGATCCGCAGGCGGCGCTGAAGCTGGAATTCGGCCGACCGGTCAGCATCGACGAGATCGTCTTCTACCTGCGGGCCGATTTCCCGCATGATTCCTGGTGGAATGAGGCCAGCGTCACTTTCTCGAGCGGCAGGACCTCCCGCTTTCCGCTGGTGAAATCAGGTGCTGCCCAGAGCTTTTCCATAGAACCCTGCATCGTCGAATGGGTGGAATTGCATGGCCTGATCAAGGCCGAGGATGCCTCGCCCTTTCCGGCGCTGACCCAGATCGAGATCTGGGGAACGGAAGTGCCGGGCGGCGGAGACCTCGATGTCGCAGTTGCGGCCGAAGACAAGTCCGGGCTGGCCGCTCTTCCTCTCAATTTATGA
- a CDS encoding heparinase II/III family protein: MFSEISGELPDILGDFTPGAVCSDRARWNSVPQATRDVVVRAAEATLARAWPLIAAADYREYTETGNRSRFEALYFSRRRMLNDLVLGELVEAGGRFLPGIVDGIFLIAEESGWQLPAHNAYERSGARLPLPDSSQPVVDLFAAETAALLATVVALLGDELDGISSEISARVKREIEARILTPYLGRHSWWMGRGEERMNNWTAWISQNVLLTTFSLQTDQPTRRAVVEKALGSLDAFLKDYAEDGACEEGVVYYRHAALCLHGALTVLDHAAPGLFDKIWRQPKIRNMAEYIADMHVAGHYYFNFADSSAVVEPCSAREYLLGKAVGSERLAEFAAADRATADSPHLPGEWNLWYRVQELLVGTLAVAKTRPEPPRGIFYPGIGLFVARDGQFSLAVKGGNNGEGHNHNDVGSVTLYKDGRPLLIDVGVETYTAKTFSPRRYEIWTMQSAYHNLPTFEGVMQSAGGTFGARDVEVEFGEDSARISLEISGAYPPEAEVRSYRRAVSLLRGRHVEITDAHDGDKPAVLSLMTCLAPTITSERIDLADLGSIFVEGAGSIEIDQIEVNDIRLRSAWPEKLFRLRVPLIAKLLRLQIV, encoded by the coding sequence ATGTTCAGCGAGATTTCAGGGGAATTGCCGGACATCCTGGGTGATTTCACGCCGGGAGCCGTCTGCTCCGATCGCGCCAGATGGAATTCCGTGCCGCAGGCGACGCGGGATGTGGTCGTGCGCGCGGCCGAAGCCACCCTTGCGCGGGCCTGGCCCCTCATCGCAGCCGCCGATTACCGGGAGTATACCGAGACCGGCAACCGCTCGCGTTTCGAGGCGCTTTATTTCTCGCGGCGCCGAATGCTCAACGATCTGGTGCTGGGCGAACTTGTCGAAGCGGGTGGACGGTTCCTGCCTGGGATTGTCGACGGTATCTTCCTGATCGCGGAGGAGAGCGGCTGGCAGCTTCCGGCGCACAATGCCTATGAGCGCAGCGGTGCGCGGCTGCCGCTGCCCGACAGTTCGCAGCCGGTTGTCGATCTTTTCGCCGCCGAAACCGCTGCCCTGCTTGCCACCGTCGTTGCCCTGCTCGGCGACGAGCTTGACGGCATCAGTTCTGAGATTTCGGCGCGCGTGAAGCGCGAGATCGAGGCTCGCATCCTTACACCCTATCTCGGCCGGCATTCCTGGTGGATGGGCCGCGGCGAGGAGAGGATGAATAACTGGACGGCCTGGATAAGCCAGAACGTCCTGTTGACGACCTTCTCGCTGCAGACCGATCAGCCGACGCGTCGCGCCGTCGTCGAAAAAGCGCTCGGCAGCCTCGATGCATTCCTCAAGGACTATGCCGAGGACGGGGCCTGCGAGGAGGGTGTCGTCTATTACCGCCATGCCGCGCTCTGCCTTCACGGCGCGCTGACCGTTTTGGATCATGCGGCGCCCGGCCTGTTCGACAAAATCTGGCGGCAGCCGAAGATCCGCAACATGGCCGAATATATTGCCGACATGCACGTGGCCGGCCACTATTATTTCAACTTCGCGGATTCCTCGGCCGTGGTCGAGCCCTGCAGCGCACGCGAATATCTGTTAGGAAAGGCGGTCGGCTCCGAGAGGCTGGCGGAGTTTGCGGCAGCCGACAGGGCGACAGCGGATAGTCCGCACCTGCCCGGGGAATGGAACCTCTGGTATCGCGTCCAGGAATTGCTGGTCGGAACGCTTGCCGTGGCGAAGACGCGTCCGGAACCCCCGCGCGGCATCTTCTATCCCGGCATCGGCCTGTTCGTCGCCCGCGACGGTCAGTTTTCCCTGGCGGTCAAGGGCGGCAACAATGGCGAGGGTCACAATCACAACGATGTCGGCAGCGTGACACTCTACAAAGACGGACGACCCTTGCTGATTGATGTCGGCGTCGAGACCTATACGGCCAAGACCTTCTCGCCGCGGCGCTACGAAATATGGACGATGCAGTCGGCTTATCACAACCTGCCGACCTTCGAAGGCGTAATGCAATCGGCCGGCGGAACCTTCGGCGCGCGCGATGTCGAGGTCGAATTCGGCGAGGACAGCGCGCGCATATCGCTCGAGATTTCAGGCGCCTATCCCCCGGAAGCGGAAGTCCGCAGCTATCGCCGTGCCGTTTCCCTGCTGCGCGGCCGCCATGTCGAAATCACAGACGCTCATGACGGGGATAAACCGGCGGTCTTGTCGCTGATGACGTGCCTCGCGCCGACCATCACATCGGAGAGGATCGATCTCGCCGATCTCGGCAGCATCTTCGTCGAGGGCGCCGGCTCGATCGAAATCGACCAGATCGAGGTGAATGACATCAGGCTGAGATCGGCCTGGCCGGAAAAACTCTTCCGTCTGCGCGTGCCGCTTATCGCCAAGCTTTTGAGATTGCAGATCGTCTGA